One genomic region from Zalophus californianus isolate mZalCal1 chromosome 14, mZalCal1.pri.v2, whole genome shotgun sequence encodes:
- the GGT5 gene encoding glutathione hydrolase 5 proenzyme, with product MAQGRRTTVSMVLLGLGLALAIIVPAVVLSRRHTGCGPQAFAHAAVAADSKVCSDIGRAILQQHGSPVDATIAALVCTGVINPQSMGLGGGVIFTIYNATTGKVEVINARETVPANYVPGLLDQCEQAQPLGTGAQWIAVPGELRGYAEAHRRHGRLPWARLFWPTISLLRGDYRMPSILSQFLQNDFLRPSLYKTSLRQLFFNGTEPLRAQDPFPWPALAATLETVATEGAEAFYTGTLGQTLLEDIANQGSRLTLQDLASFQPEVVDALEMPLGDYTLYSPPPPAGGAILSLILNVLKVFNFSSESVARSEGSVNLYHHLVETLKFAGGQRWRLWDPRSHLDIQNASQDLLGEALAQHIRQQIDVRGDHPLSHYSLAGAWGHKMGTSHVSVLGEDGSAVAATSTINTPFGAMLYSPRTGILLNNELLDLCWRRPPGSKVTPQPVPGERPPSSMVPSILVNTAQGSKLVIGGAGGELIVSAVAQAIINKLWLGFDLRTAIAAPILHVNSKGHVEYEPNFSQEVQKGLRARGHNETKSPFFLNVVQAVSQDGACVYAAADPRKGGEASGY from the exons AGCCATCCTCCAGCAGCATGGCTCACCTGTGGATGCCACCATTGCGGCTCTGGTCTGCACCGGAGTCATCAACCCTCAGAGCATGGGCCTGGGCGGAGGGGTCATCTTCACCATCTACAATGCAACCACAG GGAAGGTGGAAGTCATCAATGCCAGGGAGACAGTGCCCGCCAACTACGTCCCAGGCCTACTGGACCAGTGTGAGCAGGCTCAGCCGCTGGGCACAG GGGCCCAGTGGATTGCAGTGCCGGGGGAGCTCCGCGGCTATGCTGAGGCCCACCGCCGCCACGGCCGCCTGCCCTGGGCACGGCTCTTCTGGCCCACCATCTCCTTGCTCCGAGGGGACTACCGCATGCCCTCCATCCTCAGTCAGTTCCTGCAGAACGACTTCCTACGGCCTTCCTTGTACAAGACATCCCTGAG gcagcTCTTTTTCAATGGCACAGAACCCCTGAGGGCTCAGGACCCATTCCCCTGGCCCGCACTGGCTGCCACCCTGGAAACCGTGGCCACGGAGGGAGCAGAGGCCTTCTACACAGGGACGCTGGGCCAGACGCTGCTGGAGGACATTGCCAATCAAG GCAGCAGGCTGACCCTGCAGGACCTGGCCTCCTTCCAGCCAGAGGTAGTGGATGCCCTGGAGATGCCCCTGGGGGACTACACCCTGTACTCACCGCCACCACCTGCAGGGGGCGCGATTCTCAGCCTCATCCTCAACGTGCTCAAAG TGTTCAACTTCTCCTCGGAGTCGGTGGCCAGGTCCGAGGGGAGTGTGAACTTGTACCATCACCTTGTGGAGACGCTCAAGTTTGCCGGGGGACAGAGGTGGCGGCTGTGGGACCCCCGCAGCCACCTGGATATCCAG AACGCCTCCCAGGACCTGCTGGGAGAGGCTTTGGCCCAGCATATCCGCCAGCAGATCGACGTTCGGGGTGACCACCCTCTCAGCCACTACAGCCTGGCCGGGGCCTGGGGCCACAAGATGGGCACGTCGCATGTGTCTGTGTTGGGGGAGGATGGAAGCGCCGTGGCAGCTACCAGCACCATCAACACGCC CTTTGGAGCAATGCTGTACTCACCACGCACGGGCATCCTGCTCAACAACGAGCTTCTGGACCTATGCTGGAGGCGCCCCCCGGGCTCCAAAGTCACCCCCCAACCCG TTCCAGGCGAGCGGCCTCCATCATCCATGGTTCCCTCCATCTTGGTCAACACAGCCCAGGGGTCAAAGCTGGTGATtggtggggctggtggggagctCATCGTCTCTGCCGTGGCCCAG gcCATCATAAACAAGCTGTGGCTTGGCTTTGACCTGAGAACTGCTATTGCAGCCCCTATCCTGCACGTCAACAGCAAGGGCCATGTGGAGTATGAGCCCAACTTCAGCCAG gaGGTGCAGAAGGGGCTCCGGGCCAGGGGCCACAACGAGACCAAGAGTCCCTTTTTCCTGAATGTGGTCCAGGCTGTGTCCCAGGACGGGGCCTGTGTGTATGCCGCAGCGGACCCGAGGAAAGGTGGGGAGGCCTCAGGCTACTGA